The genomic region CTACTTTTGGCTTAGATGGTAGTAATTTACCCATTTGGGTTGCCCATCCTGCGGTCATTGAATTTTTACAGGGAATAACCATTATTTTCGGGGTACTATTAACCGTCATTTTGAGTCAAAAAATAGCCCGTCAATCCTTCAAACTGCTATTACCTCAACACTTATCCAGTGTTAGTCTGGGGGTTGCTTTTTGGTTATTGATTGTGTAAGGTGCGCTGTAAATGTTGGCGAAATTCACGAAGTAGGGCATTCTCCCCTATTTCACGGCGTTTATTCAGAAAATCGAGAATAATTTGTTTAGATAGGATAGATAAAACCTGAGAATTTTCCCTGATTTCATAAACTCCCTTTTCCAAACAATAAATGACTAAATGTTTGCCATCAAAACGCCATATTTCCTTTACTCCCAAGGCTTCATAAACAGTTAAACGATTGAGGGAGGTAGATGTTATATCCACTTCGATGGCTAAATCAGGGGGAGGATCCATGGTAAAATCAAAAGAGAATTTTCCCCTAACTAATGGCTCATTTTGAATATAAAAACACTCATCAGGCTCAATACCTTTTTGTAAATCCTTACGGCTTAGGGTTGTTGAACCAAGACTGGCTATTTCTAATCCTAAAACTTCCGTGGTGACTCGAACTAAACAACCCAGAAAACTTTTATTAATTTCATGCTCTGGTAAAGGGGTCATAATTTCTAATATACCCTGATTAAAAGTCAACTTTTGATGGGAAGACTCTGCTAAATCCCATAATAAAGCCTGATAGGTTTCCCAGCGCACCCCCTCAAGGCGTGTCACATTATTCGATTTAGACAAAACTTCCGTAACCATGGCAAAACTCCCTTATGTTTTGATTTCCCTATGCTCTCTTATGATTATGGCTTTCCTAAAAAAATTCTGTGAGCTACAATTCTAAGGACTATTATAATTATTGGTATTAAAAAGGAATGGCAGAATTAACCCCTAACCCTAGTTTCAGTTTAACGGTGAGGTTAGAATTATTAAATAGGGCTGGTACTTTAGCAAAAGTTACCCAAGCGATTGCTGATGTGGGTGGTAGTTTGGGAGAGGTGCTATTGATTGAGCGTAGTTTGAAGATTACAAAAAGAGAATTACACATTGATGCCTCAAGTACCGAACACGCTGAGAGAATTGTTCAGGCCATTAAAAATATCCCCGAAATTAAAGTATTACACATTAGCGATCGCACCTTCGACATCCATCGAGGCGGTAAAATTCATATCCAAAACCGCATCCATATCTCCTCCTCCTCCGACTTAGCTATGGCCTATACCCCCGGAGTAGGGCGCATTTGTCGGGCGATCGCCGATAACCCTGAAAATGTTTTCTCTTTGACCATTAAAAGCAACGCCATTGCCATTGTTACCGATGGTTCCGCAGTTTTGGGGTTAGGAAACCTAGGGCCAGAGGCGGCCTTACCAGTGATGGAAGGGAAAGCCATGCTATTTAAAGAATTTGCCAACATCGATGCTTTTCCCGTCTGTCTCAATACTCAGGATGTGGAAGAAATCATCCAAACCGTTAAAAATATGATGCCCGTATTTGGGGGAGTAAACCTCG from Cyanobacterium stanieri LEGE 03274 harbors:
- a CDS encoding Uma2 family endonuclease; this translates as MVTEVLSKSNNVTRLEGVRWETYQALLWDLAESSHQKLTFNQGILEIMTPLPEHEINKSFLGCLVRVTTEVLGLEIASLGSTTLSRKDLQKGIEPDECFYIQNEPLVRGKFSFDFTMDPPPDLAIEVDITSTSLNRLTVYEALGVKEIWRFDGKHLVIYCLEKGVYEIRENSQVLSILSKQIILDFLNKRREIGENALLREFRQHLQRTLHNQ